The region GAGCGGGGCGGCCGGAGGGGCCGGGTGGTCGCCGTCCGCGGCAGGGGGCGCGAGCGGGTCGGCGACCGTCCGGCACCGGGTCCACCCGGTCGCCTCCGCCGCCTGCGGGTGCGGGATCTCGACCGGCCGGGTGGCGGCACGGGCGAGGTCCAGGCCGTGGGCGGTGGCGAAGTCGTCGTCGTAGACGCTGTCGAGGTAGCGCTGCGGCCCGTCCGGGAAGACCGTGGCGACCACGGCTCCGGGATGGACGCGGGCGGCCCATGCGGCGACGAGCGCGACGGCGCCGGTGCTCCAGCCGCCGCTGACGAAGTTGCCGGCGGCGAGCCTGCGGCAGGCGTCGGCGGACTCGGCCGGGCCGACCCAGTGCACCTCGTCGAACGCGTCGTAGGCGACATTGCGCGGGTGGATGCTGCTGCCGAGTCCGCGCATCAGCCGGGCCCTGGCGGGCTGGCCGAAGATCGTGGATCCGGTGGCGTCCACCCCGATCAGCCGCAGGTGCGGCCAGTGCCGGCGCAGCGGGGCGACGACTCCGGCGCTGTGGCCTCCGGTGCCGACGCTGCACACCAAGACGTCGAGGTGGTCCAGTTCGGCTGCCATTTCGGCGGCGAGGGAACCGTAACCGGCCACGTTGTCGGGGTTGTTGTACTGGTCGGGCCAGTAGGCGCCGGGGAGTTCGGTGAGCAGGTGTCGCAGCCGGGCCAGCCGGGCGGCCTGCCAGCCGCCCTCGGCCGCGGGCCGGTCGGCCAGTTCGAGCCGGGCCCCGTAGGTCCGCAGCAGGCGGCGCATCGAGGGCTCCAGCTCGGTGTCGCCGACCAGGACGACCGGGTGGCCGAGCGCCTGTCCCGCGAAGGCGAGGCCGATGCCGAGGGTGCCGGAGGTGGACTCCACGACGGGCGCACCGGAGCGCAGTTCGCCGCGCTCCCTGGCGCCGAGCAGCATGGAGACGGCGGCTCGCGCCTTCATGCCGCCCGCGCCGAGCCCTTCGAGCTTGGCCCAGAAGCCGGGGTGCGGGCAGGGCAGGTCGGTGGTGACCCGGGCGAGCGGGGTGCGGCCGAGCAGAGCGAGGAGGTCCCGGTTGCCGGTGGGACGGGCCACGGCGGTGGTCACCGGGCGGCTCCCGGTGCCGTGGCGCGGTAGCGGTGGACGAGCCCCGGTCCGCCGTCGAGCCAGAAGAACGGGTAGGGCTCCGCACACACCGCGCTCACCCCCGAGCCCAGGAACCGCGGCAGCACCGCGCTACCGGTCTGGGCGAACATCACCAGCGGTTTGCCGTGCCGCAGCGCGTGTTCCCGCAGCGGCTCGAAGCTGCCGTTGCCGAGCGTCATCCCGGAGGCGAGGACCGCGTCGCAGCGCTCCAACTCGGCGAGCGCATCGGTGTGTACGGGCTCGCCCCACTCCGTCGTGCCTCCCTTGAGGTCGCACGGCACGTATGACAGGTCCCGCTCCCGCAGCGCCTCCAGCAGCGAGTTGACCACGCCGATCACGAGCACCCGGGCGCCGGGCGCGGCGTCGACCAGGCCGGTGACGGCCCGTGCCCTGGCCCGCGACTTCCGCAGCGACGATCCGGCCGGCAGCGACCAGGGCCGCGCGCCGTTCGCGGGCGTGTGCGGGCGGGCCTGCATCAGGTACGCGTCGAGGGCGGCCACCCGCACCGGGCGCAGCTCGTGCTCCAGGAGGCGGGCGAGGTCCGCGCCGACGCAGTCCTCGACGGCCGTGTCCGGCAGCTCACCGGGCTCCACCGCGCAGGAGCCGACCGCCGCCGCGAGCCGCAGGCTCAGCACTTCGTTGCGGTAGCCCCCGCCGCGGCCCTCGTGGCGCACGGCCTGTCGGGTGCTGAAGGCGACGGCGATCCGCTGGGTCCGCGGGTCGGGCCCGAACTCGCCGCCGAGGACGCGGGCCACGAGGTCGTCGTACGAAGCGGCAGGAGCCGGGGCGTCGACGGCCGGGGGGCGGCTGACGATCGGGTTCACCGGTTCACCACCCGCGGATGCAGCTCGGACAGCAGCGACTCGACGCGCCGGCGCGCGGCCGGGCCTTCGGCGTCACCGGCCATGACATGCCCCAGGTACGTGTTGTTGCTGCCGGCCTCCTTGACCGCCGTACCGGGCGCGGCGAGCTGGAGCTCCAGCACTCCCGGTGCCGCGCGCACGAGGTCCGCGCCGTCCACCGCCTCCAGTACGCCCACGGTCCGCGGCACCAGGAACCCGATGGCCGCGCTGCGCAGTCCGGTCTCCCTTTCGCGCAGGTCGGGCCGCTGTCCCAGGGCCACGTCCACGGCGGCCGCGGCGGTGTCGATGCCGGTGACATGGCGGATCAGTTCGGTGATGCGGTTGCCCGCCGGCCGGGGGTTGACCTCGACCAGGCGCGGTCCGTCCGGCGTCAGCTTGATCTCGGTGTGCGCCACCACGCCGTCGAGTCCGAGCGCCTCGATCGCCCGGACGGCCGTCTCCT is a window of Streptomyces caniferus DNA encoding:
- a CDS encoding PLP-dependent cysteine synthase family protein, which translates into the protein MTTAVARPTGNRDLLALLGRTPLARVTTDLPCPHPGFWAKLEGLGAGGMKARAAVSMLLGARERGELRSGAPVVESTSGTLGIGLAFAGQALGHPVVLVGDTELEPSMRRLLRTYGARLELADRPAAEGGWQAARLARLRHLLTELPGAYWPDQYNNPDNVAGYGSLAAEMAAELDHLDVLVCSVGTGGHSAGVVAPLRRHWPHLRLIGVDATGSTIFGQPARARLMRGLGSSIHPRNVAYDAFDEVHWVGPAESADACRRLAAGNFVSGGWSTGAVALVAAWAARVHPGAVVATVFPDGPQRYLDSVYDDDFATAHGLDLARAATRPVEIPHPQAAEATGWTRCRTVADPLAPPAADGDHPAPPAAPLPATPGPRPARTPATGSSRPTRRTTRKEAP
- a CDS encoding Rossmann-like domain-containing protein, with the protein product MNPIVSRPPAVDAPAPAASYDDLVARVLGGEFGPDPRTQRIAVAFSTRQAVRHEGRGGGYRNEVLSLRLAAAVGSCAVEPGELPDTAVEDCVGADLARLLEHELRPVRVAALDAYLMQARPHTPANGARPWSLPAGSSLRKSRARARAVTGLVDAAPGARVLVIGVVNSLLEALRERDLSYVPCDLKGGTTEWGEPVHTDALAELERCDAVLASGMTLGNGSFEPLREHALRHGKPLVMFAQTGSAVLPRFLGSGVSAVCAEPYPFFWLDGGPGLVHRYRATAPGAAR